A window from Purpureocillium takamizusanense chromosome 3, complete sequence encodes these proteins:
- a CDS encoding uncharacterized protein (COG:S~EggNog:ENOG503P13P): MSLDRRVLCDRTVPVCQRCVQSRRRCAGYGLQLSWPGSKRRTRSKPESAPWRGGASGPLARVQWLHTSFADLAMHYHLADAGPYGAKVRWKSSFVHAVPLPTASRALWTPFKLDDEQTTLFQYFEAVTSRSLPTFGYEPGVLCSVIMPMAMSDNSPSSTAVLLSLLALAALDRDGLQRRSISLKLQALSALRVSVLSPSSTMDLVRHVAAGMLLCSYEIHSKTRASGHWLWYLCGAQTIIKAGRLDRPNRDGSVTLLLGWTQYYTTMARFSLRHWVRSETREFAFARDVGYHDTMPPVCKTLPVGDLEDTPHKLLDLLGRAIDTVVEPTKPHHHSQGYRQDVELLGSALTSGRFADSSGKADDMELFRLAILVYLHRAAEPILGHPEKLADCIARAFEALAHIDGYRYPFALLIFGHEARTDEQRMTVLRLIGKTRETSPADSLASVGRIVRFLWVHDDLMDGGQDYLGKLSAAISSASALPFLV, translated from the exons ATGAGTTTAGATCGCAGGGTTCTCTGCGACAGGACCGTCCCCGTCTGTCAACGATGTGTCCAGTCGCGCCGTAGATGCGCGGGCTACGGCCTGCAGCTGTCCTGGCCGGGCAGCAAGAGGCGGACGCGCAGCAAGCCCGAGTCCGCTCcatggcgcggcggtgcttCAGGACCGCTCGCCCGGGTCCAGTGGCTGCACACTTCGTTTGCCGACTTGGCGATGCACTATCACCTCGCTGATGCCGGCCCATATG GTGCCAAAGTACGGTGGAAGTCGAGCTTCGTCCACGCGGTCCCGCTGCCAACTGCGAGCCGTGCGTTGTGGACGCCTTTTAAGCTTGATGACGAGCAAACGACGTTGTTCCAGTATT TTGAGGCAGTGACCTCCCGTTCGCTTCCAACTTTCGGCTACGAGCCAGGTGTCCTTTGCAGTGTCATCATGCCAATGGCCATGTCTGACAATTCGCCTTCGTCAACAGCCGTTCTGCTGTCCTTGcttgcgctggccgccctggATCGCGATGGGCTTCAACGCAGGTCGATCAGTCTAAAACTCCAGGCGCTGAGTGCCCTGAGGGTTTCCGTTCTGAGCCCTAGCAGCACCATGGACCTCGTGAGGCACGTGGCCGCCGGCATGCTGCTATGCTCTTACGAG ATTCATAGCAAGACGCGGGCTTCTGGCCACTGGCTGTGGTACCTCTGCGGTGCCCAGACTATCATCAAAGCGGGCCGCCTCGATCGCCCGAATCGGGACGGCAGTGTCACTCTTCTCCTGGGATGGACGCAATACTACACGACCATGGCGCGATTCAGCCTGCGCCACTGGGTGCGCAGCGAGACCAGGGAATTCGCATTTGCTAGAGATGTTGGCTACCACGATACCATGCCCCCAGTCTGCAAAACATTGCCG GTCGGGGATCTAGAGGACACACCGCACAAGTTACTCGATTTGCTTGGAAGGGCAATTGATACGGTCGTAgagccgacgaagccgcaCCATCACTCCCAAGGCTACCGACAGGACGTGGAGCTTCTTGGATCGGCCCTCACGAGCGGCCGATTTGCGGACAGCAGCGGGAaagccgacgacatggaaCTATTCAGGCTGGCCATCTTGGTATATCTGCACCGTGCCGCGGAGCCCATCTTGGGTCATCCAGAGAAGCTCGCGGACTGTATCGCCCGTGCGTTCGAGGCCTTGGCTCACATAGACGGATACCGGTATCCATTTGCTTTGCTTATCTTCGGACACGAGGCGCGGACCGATGAGCAGAGGATGACAGTCCTAAGACTCATCGGAAAGACGCGGGAGACGTCTCCAGCGGACTCCCTGGCAAGCGTCGGAAGGATTGTTCGGTTCTTGTGGGTGCACGATGACCTCATGGACGGGGGACAAGACTATCTCGGCAAGCTAAGTGCTGCCATCAGCTCTGCTTCAGCTTTGCCGTTTCTTGTCTAA
- a CDS encoding Oryzin (COG:O~EggNog:ENOG503NU05~SECRETED:SignalP(1-19~SECRETED:cutsite=SSA-TP~SECRETED:prob=0.8358)~MEROPS:MER0000344) — translation MFLKAVIATAIAIAPLSSATPVDRATSSRVIDGSYIIKLKKNATADSHLQWVSSIHARSAGRDIFPGIQREYNSQAFRGYCGHFDQDTITKINNSAEVAYVEQDQIWYLEDPLVERTLTTQNEPPWGLAAISHREPGATKYVYDEAAGEGTFAYIVDSGIRTTHQEFQGRASTGWTGYPGDESDTVGHGTHVAGTVGGVTFGVAKKTSLIGVKVFQGKSASTSIMIAGFDWAVNDITSKGRQNKAAINLSLGGPKSQAWNDAIETAFNQGVLSIVAAGNDKVDASDVSPASAPNAVTVGAVDSNWEVVTNWPRGQGSNYGQVLDLFAPGDNIMSASNVGDSESRLDSGTSMACPHVTGMALYAMSVNGVQGAKAVSEHLLKNAGQNVVKGPLRGSPNLMANLGN, via the exons ATGTTTCTCAaggccgtcatcgccaccgcGATAGCTATCGCCCCGCTGTCTTCCGCCACGCCCGTCGATCGTGCCACTTCATCTAGGGTCATCGATGGGAGTTACATCATTAAGCTCAAGAAGAACGCCACCGCCGACTCCCACCTACAGTGGGTGAGCAGCATCCATGCTCGCAGCGCGGGAAGGGACATCTTCCCTGGCATTCAACGCGAGTATAACAGCCAGGCGTTCCGTGGCTACTGCGGCCACTTCGATCAAGATACTATTACCAAAATCAACAATAGCGCCGAG GTTGCTTATGTTGAGCAGGACCAGATCTGGTACCTCGAGGACCCCTTGGTGGAGCGGACGCTCACCACGCAGAACGAGCCACCATGGGGTCTGGCGGCTATTTCCCACCGTGAGCCGGGCGCTACCAAGTACGTGTACGACGAagcggctggcgagggcaCCTTCGCCTACATTGTCGATAGTGGCATCCGGACCACGCATCAAGAATTCCAGGGCCGCGCCTCAACTGGCTGGACCGGCTATCCAGGGGACGAGTCGGACAcggtcggccacggcactcATGTTGCTGGCACTGTTGGCGGCGTGACCTTTGGcgtggccaagaagacgtcACTCATCGGCGTCAAGGTCTTCCAGGGAAAATCTGCCTCTACTTCTATCATGATAGCTGGTTTCGACTGGGCCGTCAACGATATCACATCAAAAGGCCGCCAGAATAAGGCCGCCATCAACCTATCCCTCGGCGGTCCCAAGTCGCAGGCTTGGAACGATGCCATCGAGACGGCCTTTAACCAGGGTGTATTAAGCATCGTCGCAGCCGGCAACGATAAGGTAGACGCGTCCGACGTCTCCCCAGCCTCTGCGCCGAACGCCGTCACTGTTGGAGCCGTCGACAGCAACTGGGAGGTTGTTACCAACTGGCCTCGCGGTCAGGGTTCCAACTACGGCCAGGTTCTGGATCTCTTTGCCCCCGGCGATAATATTATGTCGGCCAGCAACGTCGGTGACTCCGAGAGTAGGCTTGACTCCGGTACCTCGATGGCCTGTCCTCATGTCACCGGTATGGCTTTGTATGCCATGTCCGTGAACGGCGTCCAGGGCGCCAAAGCCGTTTCTGAGCATCTGCTCAAGAATGCGGGCCAGAATGTTGTCAAGGGACCCCTACGCGGATCACCGAACCTCATGGCCAACCTCGGCAACTAA
- a CDS encoding uncharacterized protein (EggNog:ENOG503NXBF), translated as MHYFMSADTQNGPYLLQLTDLHQRNVFVDDDWNVTCLIDLEWISALPVEMVSVPYWITTCSIDGIIDDEYDTFDKARRAFLAIMDEEAANIPAQQQHNVKITSAMRCAWESKGVWFWACLRSINAWLFVFEDHILPKFSTDRGLIADVRQVSTFWQENIKVDTIVEAKVDDEERYQAEFRSLFDSEKA; from the coding sequence ATGCACTACTTCATGTCAGCAGATACACAGAACGGGCCATACCTCCTACAGCTAACGGATCTCCATCAAAGAAATGTATTCGTAGACGACGACTGGAACGTCACGTGCTTGATCGACCTGGAGTGGATTTCTGCTCTTCCTGTCGAGATGGTATCGGTACCGTACTGGATCACAACCTGCAGCATCGATGGTATCATTGACGATGAGTACGACACCTTTGACAAGGCACGACGGGCGTTTCTGGCcatcatggacgaggaggccgcaAATATCCCcgcacaacaacaacacaaTGTCAAGATCACGAGCGCAATGCGATGTGCTTGGGAATCGAAAGGGGTGTGGTTCTGGGCATGTCTGCGCTCCATCAATGCCTGGCTATTTGTGTTTGAAGACCACATTCTTCCAAAGTTTTCCACCGACAGAGGGTTAATTGCCGATGTAAGGCAAGTCTCGACGTTTTGGCAAGAAAACATAAAGGTAGACACAATTGTGGAGGCCAAGGTGGATGACGAAGAACGGTATCAGGCGGAGTTCCGGTCTCTTTTTGATAGCGAGAAAGCTTGA
- a CDS encoding uncharacterized protein (COG:S~EggNog:ENOG503P13P), whose product MKPTRSCGTCRDRRVLCDRTVPVCQRCVQSRRRCAGYGLQLSWPGSKRRTRSKPESAPWRGGASGPLARVQWLHTSFADLAMHYHLADAGPYGAKVRWKSSFVHAVPLPTASRALWTPFKLDDEQTTLFQYFEAVTSRSLPTFGYEPGVLCSVIMPMAMSDNSPSSTAVLLSLLALAALDRDGLQRRSISLKLQALSALRVSVLSPSSTMDLVRHVAAGMLLCSYEIHSKTRASGHWLWYLCGAQTIIKAGRLDRPNRDGSVTLLLGWTQYYTTMARFSLRHWVRSETREFAFARDVGYHDTMPPVCKTLPVGDLEDTPHKLLDLLGRAIDTVVEPTKPHHHSQGYRQDVELLGSALTSGRFADSSGKADDMELFRLAILVYLHRAAEPILGHPEKLADCIARAFEALAHIDGYRYPFALLIFGHEARTDEQRMTVLRLIGKTRETSPADSLASVGRIVRFLWVHDDLMDGGQDYLGKLSAAISSASALPFLV is encoded by the exons ATGAAGCCGACCCGGAGCTGCGGGACATGTCGAG ATCGCAGGGTTCTCTGCGACAGGACCGTCCCCGTCTGTCAACGATGTGTCCAGTCGCGCCGTAGATGCGCGGGCTACGGCCTGCAGCTGTCCTGGCCGGGCAGCAAGAGGCGGACGCGCAGCAAGCCCGAGTCCGCTCcatggcgcggcggtgcttCAGGACCGCTCGCCCGGGTCCAGTGGCTGCACACTTCGTTTGCCGACTTGGCGATGCACTATCACCTCGCTGATGCCGGCCCATATG GTGCCAAAGTACGGTGGAAGTCGAGCTTCGTCCACGCGGTCCCGCTGCCAACTGCGAGCCGTGCGTTGTGGACGCCTTTTAAGCTTGATGACGAGCAAACGACGTTGTTCCAGTATT TTGAGGCAGTGACCTCCCGTTCGCTTCCAACTTTCGGCTACGAGCCAGGTGTCCTTTGCAGTGTCATCATGCCAATGGCCATGTCTGACAATTCGCCTTCGTCAACAGCCGTTCTGCTGTCCTTGcttgcgctggccgccctggATCGCGATGGGCTTCAACGCAGGTCGATCAGTCTAAAACTCCAGGCGCTGAGTGCCCTGAGGGTTTCCGTTCTGAGCCCTAGCAGCACCATGGACCTCGTGAGGCACGTGGCCGCCGGCATGCTGCTATGCTCTTACGAG ATTCATAGCAAGACGCGGGCTTCTGGCCACTGGCTGTGGTACCTCTGCGGTGCCCAGACTATCATCAAAGCGGGCCGCCTCGATCGCCCGAATCGGGACGGCAGTGTCACTCTTCTCCTGGGATGGACGCAATACTACACGACCATGGCGCGATTCAGCCTGCGCCACTGGGTGCGCAGCGAGACCAGGGAATTCGCATTTGCTAGAGATGTTGGCTACCACGATACCATGCCCCCAGTCTGCAAAACATTGCCG GTCGGGGATCTAGAGGACACACCGCACAAGTTACTCGATTTGCTTGGAAGGGCAATTGATACGGTCGTAgagccgacgaagccgcaCCATCACTCCCAAGGCTACCGACAGGACGTGGAGCTTCTTGGATCGGCCCTCACGAGCGGCCGATTTGCGGACAGCAGCGGGAaagccgacgacatggaaCTATTCAGGCTGGCCATCTTGGTATATCTGCACCGTGCCGCGGAGCCCATCTTGGGTCATCCAGAGAAGCTCGCGGACTGTATCGCCCGTGCGTTCGAGGCCTTGGCTCACATAGACGGATACCGGTATCCATTTGCTTTGCTTATCTTCGGACACGAGGCGCGGACCGATGAGCAGAGGATGACAGTCCTAAGACTCATCGGAAAGACGCGGGAGACGTCTCCAGCGGACTCCCTGGCAAGCGTCGGAAGGATTGTTCGGTTCTTGTGGGTGCACGATGACCTCATGGACGGGGGACAAGACTATCTCGGCAAGCTAAGTGCTGCCATCAGCTCTGCTTCAGCTTTGCCGTTTCTTGTCTAA
- a CDS encoding uncharacterized protein (EggNog:ENOG503PD7W~MEROPS:MER0039464~COG:S) encodes MYVYVGKLDWQKYAQNECITLVFHSGVALLDPVSLYWQWTIDGQDVVKKNHIEHALITTVSKATSDYVIRFATYYSFEATISSDFAFITLTMSDPKGTTSKARLSLEYADLSRIPSAQVFTGKIAWSEFSVNEMASLIVPGEIGNGEPIILSHQWTKDGSGNPKVKHVVKGTMRDVVPGIGNSISGKFDDGYYKYDFRLGTPEVWLSMTDPSGVAAPTGQHQLWQTDSRDLGIKKALIVRFNTGMDTGIFKIKDMLLKHLGFADKDIQISYFDIDPPNGPRKATLWQEPPTVANFKARFTELCKSARPGDVRFVYIDAHGTTFPDAENSGEVDDNDEGWVLAENDDGTRKAILSDDWLGQAIRENLAKGANLTILTSSCMGGGMLDTHRKTPGILLAGCHETQFNVKALKGMDPWIIGITTCIKNHVRRKRGMPTYATIYSEAKNFIRAQLANGQLGPRYKGPSPKEWEPIPRNANDHTSNQDPQMVYDSGYIDPDQERFLCPFAAWNSGEANGGLARFPKDEYAHSEL; translated from the exons ATGTACGTCTACGTCGGAAAGCTTGACTGGCAGAAGTACGCACAGAATGAATGTATAACGCTCGTCTTTCATTCGGGTGTTGCCCTCCTGGATCCCGTTTCCCTTTACTGGCAGTGGACAATCGATGGTCAGGACGTTGTGAAGAAGAACCACATAGAGCATGCCTTGATTACCACCGTATCCAAGGCAACCAGCGACTACGTTATACGATTCGCCACCTACTACAGCTTTGAGGCAACAATTTCATCCGATTTTGCTTTTATTACTCTCACGATGTCGGATCCCAAAGGAACCACGTCAAAAGCCAGGCTCTCTCTGGAGTACGCGGACCTCAGCCGAATTCCATCAGCGCAGGTTTTCACGGGAAAGATCGCCTGGTCCGAATTTAGCGTCAATGAGATGGCCAGTCTTATTGTGCCTGGTGAGATAGGCAACGGCGAGCCGATTATCCTGAGCCATCAGTGGACCAAGGACGGCTCGGGGAATCCAAAAGTCAAACACGTCGTCAAGGGTACCATGAGAGACGTCGTTCCCGGCATCGGCAATAGCATAAGCGGTAAGTTTGACGATGGTTATTACAAGTACGACTTTCGACTCGGCACACCAGAGGTATGGCTTAGTATGACGGATCCATCTGGGGTAGCCGCACCAACCGGGCAGCATCAGCTTTGGCAGACTGACAGCAGGGATCTTGGTATCAAGAAG GCTTTGATCGTGCGCTTCAACACGGGCATGGATACCGGCATATTCAAGATCAAAGATATGCTACTCAAGCACCTGGGCTTCGCCGACAAGGACATCCAAATCTCTTACTTTGACATAGACCCGCCTAATGGGCCTAGAAAGGCCACGTTGTGGCAGGAACCTCCGACGGTGGCGAATTTCAAGGCACGATTCACCGAGCTCTGCAAAAGCGCACGCCCTGGCGACGTTCGATTCGTCTATATAGACGCGCACGGGACTACCTTTCCCGATGCTGAAAACTCTGGAGAAGTGgatgacaacgacgagggTTGGGTTCTTGCAGAAAACGATGATGGCACTCGGAAGGCAATACTCTCAGACGACTGGTTGGGACAAGCCATCCGTGAA AATCTTGCCAAGGGAGCCAATCTCACGATCCTGACATCATCTTGCATGGGCGGCGGAATGCTCGACACACACAGAAAGACGCCAGGGATCCTCCTCGCTGGCTGTCATGAGACCCAGTTTAACGTCAAAGCGTTGAAGGGCATGGACCCGTGGATAATTGGTATAACAACCTGCATCAAGAACCACGTACGCCGCAAACGGGGCATGCCAACGTATGCGACGATTTATAGCGAGGCAAAGAACTTTATTCGCGCGCAGTTGGCCAACGGTCAGCTCGGCCCTCGGTACAAAGGTCCCAGCCCGAAGGAGTGGGAGCCCATACCCCGAAATGCAAACGACCATACTAGCAACCAAGATCCTCAGATGGTCTACGACAGCGGTTACATCGA
- a CDS encoding uncharacterized protein (EggNog:ENOG503P1X8~COG:Q), which yields MATYLVTGANRGLGLEFVRQFSNELGNTVVALVRNKAASEKAEPEHLTKPNVHVLEADLASFASLQRAADETKRITNNKLDYMIANAAFLSEWSAYDDMETLGQDPEALEKDLLQSFQINVAGNIHLFNAFLPLIRNGHAKKVVSISTGMADIDLIAGYDIAMAGPYSISKAALNAAVAKYSAQCKQEGILFMSISPGLVETGQAAHATDEQLEKVAVMGRKFATYAPHFTGPISPAESVASINRVIVSSSIEGGSGGSFVSHLGTRQWL from the exons ATGGCTACTTACCTCGTCACGGGAGCCAACCGCGGACTCGGG CTGGAGTTTGTTCGCCAGTTTTCCAACGAACTTGGAAACACGGTCGTGGCATTGGTGCGAAACAAGGCCGCCAGCGAGAAGGCCGAGCCAGAACACCTCACCAAGCCCAACGTTCACGTGTTGGAGGCGGACCTTGCCAGCTTTGCGTCGCTGCAG AGAGCGGCGGACGAGACCAAgcgcatcaccaacaacaagCTCGACTACATGATTGCGAATGCCGCATTTCTATCGGAGTGGTCTGCCTACGATGACATGGAGACGCT CGGTCAAGACCCCGAGGCACTCGAAAAAGACCTCCTGCAGTCATTCCAGATCAACGTCGCGGGCAACATCCACCTCTTCAACGCTTTCCTCCCACTCATCCGCAACGGGCACGCCAAAAAGGTCGTTTCCATCTCGACCGGCATGGCGGACATTGACCTCATAGCCGGGTACGacatcgccatggccggcccgTACAGCATCAGCAAGGCAGCactcaacgccgccgtggcaAAGTACAGCGCGCAGTGCAAGCAGGAGGGCATTCTCTTCATGTCCATCAGCCCAGGGCTGGTGGAAACCGGCCAGGCTGCCCACG CTACGGACGAGCAACTCGAGAAAGTGGCTGTCATGGGACGGAAATTTGCGACGTACGCGCCGCACTTTACGGGGCCCATCTCGCCGGCGGAGTCGGTCGCCTCGATTAACCGGGTTATTGTGAGTTCTAGCATCGAGGGGGGGAGTGGAGGTTCGTTTGTGTCGCATCTGGGAACGCGGCAGTGGCTGTAG
- a CDS encoding uncharacterized protein (COG:T~EggNog:ENOG503P0ES), protein MDVSIFPSLSRSDQEHQSIEDRLIDLLSHAASSDDDDEFEDIIDEVLETILSVGPHILSEAAPTPSTDGIDLHSLIFMFPPTHVFRLATVDGNATITRINPVEKYTSSFLDRNEDDCFEEDSHIDDTLPVHSTRRIVVQDLYVQGAGYTAALVQVDSTKWFCKVHIGATRFMESSVGRELASLQTIRSIWPPALSNQIRVPQLMGYVREHNTGRIAGFLGQWVPGEHLRGCDIANLSRERRLKWASQVCEAVGLLHSNALIWGDGKASNVIIDEEDDSWLIDFGGGFTEGWIDAD, encoded by the coding sequence ATGGACGTTTCGATTTTCCCTTCTCTCTCAAGATCCGATCAGGAGCACCAATCTATCGAGGATCGCCTAATTGACCTCCTAAGCCATGCCGCTTCATcagacgatgatgacgaatTCGAAGACATCATCGATGAAGTGCTTGAGACAATTCTCAGTGTAGGGCCACATATCTTGAGCGAAGCTGcaccgacgccctcgaccgacGGCATCGATTTACACTCTCTTATCTTCATGTTCCCGCCAACTCACGTGTTCAGATTAGCAACAGTGGATGGAAACGCCACTATTACGCGAATTAATCCCGTAGAAAAGTATACGTCATCCTTCCTTGACCGCAACGAAGATGACTGTTTTGAAGAGGACTCCCATATTGATGATACCCTCCCGGTGCATTCGACCAGGAGAATAGTGGTCCAGGACCTATATGTGCAAGGCGCAGGTTACACCGCCGCCTTGGTCCAAGTTGACAGCACAAAATGGTTCTGCAAGGTCCACATAGGCGCCACCAGGTTTATGGAATCCAGTGTTGGCCGAGAACTTGCATCCTTGCAGACCATTCGAAGCATCTGGCCGCCAGCCCTCAGCAACCAGATTCGTGTTCCTCAGCTTATGGGCTACGTACGAGAACATAACACCGGCCGCATTGCCGGGTTCCTCGGGCAATGGGTGCCTGGAGAACATCTCAGGGGCTGCGACATCGCAAACTTATCGAGGGAAAGGAGGCTGAAATGGGCATCGCAAGTCTGTGAGGCAGTCGGACTGCTGCATTCGAACGCGCTCATCTGGGGCGATGGGAAAGCAAGTAATGTCATTatcgatgaagaagacgattCTTGGCTGATTGACTTTGGTGGTGGCTTTACCGAGGGCTGGATAGATGCAGACTAG